A window of Pelomonas sp. SE-A7 genomic DNA:
GCATGCTGGACATGGGCTTCATCCACGACATCAAGAAGGTGCTGGCCGTGCTGCCGCAGAAGAAGCAGAGCCTGCTGTTCTCGGCCACCTTCAGCGACGACATCAAGGCGCTGGCCGACCGCCTGCTGAACCAGCCCGCCCTGATCGAGGTGGCCCGCCGCAACCAGACCAACGATGCGATCGCGCAAAAGGTTCACCCGGTCAGCCGCGACAAGAAGAAGGAACTGCTGGCCAAGCTGATCAAGGACGGCGACTGGCACCAGGTGCTGGTGTTCACGCGCATGAAGCATGGCGCCAATCGCCTCAGCGACTACCTGAACGACCAGGGCATCAGCGCCATGGCCATCCACGGCAACAAGAGCCAGGGTGCTCGCACCAAGGCGCTGTCCGAGTTCAAGGCCGGCACCCTGCAGGTGCTGGTGGCCACCGACATCGCGGCCCGCGGCATCGACATCGACCAACTGCCCCACGTCGTGAACTTCGAGCTGCCCAATGTGCCCGAGGACTATGTGCACCGCATCGGCCGCACCGGCCGCGCCGGCGCGCAGGGCGAGGCCGTGAGCCTGGTCTGCGTCGATGAGGACATCTTCCTGCGCGAGATACAGAAGCTGATCAAGCGCGAGATCCCGCGCGAGAGCATCGCCGGCTTCGAGCCGCGTGCCGACGAGAAACCCGAGCCCATCGTGCTGGGCCGCATGACCATAGGCGTCGGCGCCGGTCGCGGCGGCCGTCCGGGTGGCGGCGGCGGCGGTGGCCGTGGTGGCCGTCCCGGTGGTGGCGGTGGCCGTCCGCAAGGCCAGGGCCGTCCTCAAGGCGGCCATGCCGCCCATGGCGGCGGCCAGCCCCAGGGCCAGCAGCAGCGCCGTCCGGCGCCGCAGGGCCAGCAGCCGCGTCGCGAAGGTGGCGGCGGCGGCGGTGGCCGCCCGCAAGGCGCCAGGCTGACCTCGCCCAAGCGCTGATCACGCCCTCCCGCAAATGCACGAGGCCCCAAGCTTCCCCGCTTGGGGCTTTCTTCTTTTGGTCCTACAGTCGGCGCGCCGTCTCACCGGAGTACCGACATGCTGAGAGTCACCGCCTCGCAAGAAGACCTGGACCATGGACATGAGGCCCCACAGGGTCTGACGCGAAGGCACATGGTGTCGGCCGCCCTGGCCGGGCTGGCGATGACTGGCCCCGCCGAAGCCAGCGAAGGCCTGCGCTGGACGTCCGCCGATTTTCTGGGCCCCTTCTACCCGCTGGACATTCCCAATGTTGCCAACGGCGACCTGACCCGGCTGCCCGGCCGCAGCGAGGCCGCCAAGGGCCGCCTCCTCTATGTCAGCGGCCGCGTGCTGAATCCGCGCGGCGAGCCGATACCGCAGGCCCAGATCGAGATCTGGCAGGCCAATGCCGCGGGCCGCTATGCCCACCCGGGCGATACCAGCAAGGCGCCGCTGGACCCGAACTTCCGGGGCTTCGCCCGGCTGCAGAGCGGCGCCGATGGTAGCTATCAGTTCAAGACCATCCTGCCCGGCCTGTACGAGGGCCGGACCCGCCATATCCACTTCGACCTGCGCGGCAAGCAGAGCCGCCTGGTCACGCAGATGTATTTCGAGGGCGAGCCCCGCAACGAGACCGATCCCCTGCTCAAGCTGCAGGCGCCGGTGGACCGCAAGACCCTGATCGCGCGGCCCGGCTCACCGAGCGGCAGCCAGGAGCGCGACGCCATGGTGCTGACCTGGGACATCGTGCTGGCCTTCGGCTGAGCCGCCGCGGGCAGGCGCTAGGATGCTTGCCGCTTGCTGCCGCGGGTGGCGCATGGCCTTGCGTTCCAGCAACCGAGGCGCCTGGCCATCGTGCTGGAATCGCGGCTGAACCCACCTCTGTTCCTGCCCCATGAAACTCAGCTTCCTCGGCGCTGCCGACAGCGTTACCGGCTCGCGCCACCTGCTCGACACCGGCGAGCAGCGCCTGCTGCTCGACTGCGGCTTGTTCCAGGGCTACAAGGCCTTGCGGGAGCGCAACTGGGCGCCTCTGGGCGTGGCCCCGGTGACCGTCGATGCCGTGCTGCTTTCGCATGCCCATCTGGACCACAGCGGCTACCTGCCGGCCCTGGTCAAGCAAGGCTTCCACGGCCAGATCTTCTCCACCGGCGCGACGCGGGAACTCTGCGAGGTGTTGCTGACCGACTCGGCCCATCTTCAGGAGGAAGACGCGCGGCGCGCCAACCGCATCGGCAGCTCGCGCCACGAGAAGGCCTTGCCGCTGTACACGGTCAAGGACGCTCAGCGCGCCCTGGCGCATTTTGTCGGCCTGCCACGCGACGGCCGGCTGCGCCTGGGCAGGAGCGAGATCCGCTTCACACCGGTCGGCCACCTGCTGGGTGCCAGCGCGATCAGCGTGAAGCACGGCGGCAAGGCGGTGGTGTTCTCGGGCGACCTGGGCCGCAGCCGCGACCTGCTGATGCCACCGCCGCAGCCGCTTGAGCATGCCGATGTGCTGCTGATCGAGTCCACCTACGGCAACCGCCGCCATCCGGCCCAGGACGTGGAGCAGGCCCTGGCCCAGATCGTCCAGCGCACCCTGCAGCGCAACGGCAGCCTGCTGCTGCCCAGCTTCGCCATAGGCCGCGCCCAGGCCCTGCTGCTGGTGATACAGCGGCTGCGCGAGCGCGGCGTGATTCCGGCCGACCTGCCAATCTATCTGGACAGCCCCATGGCCCGCGAGGCCACCGAGATCACGCTCAAGCATGGCCGCCTGCTCAGG
This region includes:
- a CDS encoding DEAD/DEAH box helicase, with translation MSFESLGLAAPLLKAIADAGYNSPTPIQAQAIPAVLQGGDLLAGAQTGTGKTAGFTLPMLHRLAAGQPVKNARGRPMVRALVLTPTRELAAQVEESVQTYGKYLPLKSMVMFGGVGMQPQVNKLRDGVDILVATPGRLLDHHQQGTLDLSKVEILVLDEADRMLDMGFIHDIKKVLAVLPQKKQSLLFSATFSDDIKALADRLLNQPALIEVARRNQTNDAIAQKVHPVSRDKKKELLAKLIKDGDWHQVLVFTRMKHGANRLSDYLNDQGISAMAIHGNKSQGARTKALSEFKAGTLQVLVATDIAARGIDIDQLPHVVNFELPNVPEDYVHRIGRTGRAGAQGEAVSLVCVDEDIFLREIQKLIKREIPRESIAGFEPRADEKPEPIVLGRMTIGVGAGRGGRPGGGGGGGRGGRPGGGGGRPQGQGRPQGGHAAHGGGQPQGQQQRRPAPQGQQPRREGGGGGGGRPQGARLTSPKR
- a CDS encoding intradiol ring-cleavage dioxygenase translates to MLRVTASQEDLDHGHEAPQGLTRRHMVSAALAGLAMTGPAEASEGLRWTSADFLGPFYPLDIPNVANGDLTRLPGRSEAAKGRLLYVSGRVLNPRGEPIPQAQIEIWQANAAGRYAHPGDTSKAPLDPNFRGFARLQSGADGSYQFKTILPGLYEGRTRHIHFDLRGKQSRLVTQMYFEGEPRNETDPLLKLQAPVDRKTLIARPGSPSGSQERDAMVLTWDIVLAFG
- a CDS encoding MBL fold metallo-hydrolase, which gives rise to MKLSFLGAADSVTGSRHLLDTGEQRLLLDCGLFQGYKALRERNWAPLGVAPVTVDAVLLSHAHLDHSGYLPALVKQGFHGQIFSTGATRELCEVLLTDSAHLQEEDARRANRIGSSRHEKALPLYTVKDAQRALAHFVGLPRDGRLRLGRSEIRFTPVGHLLGASAISVKHGGKAVVFSGDLGRSRDLLMPPPQPLEHADVLLIESTYGNRRHPAQDVEQALAQIVQRTLQRNGSLLLPSFAIGRAQALLLVIQRLRERGVIPADLPIYLDSPMAREATEITLKHGRLLRIGAAELRRLTDGVHLVAKAPESMKIAAQVARRSAIVISASGMATGGRVLNYLQTLLPSSRHQVCFPGFQVGGTRGAKLIAGEREIKMHGEYVPVNAEISHLEGFSGHADCDELMDWLRGFRQPPSQVFVVHGEPAASDALRSRIQDELGWRVRVPQHGETVTL